A part of Dreissena polymorpha isolate Duluth1 chromosome 13, UMN_Dpol_1.0, whole genome shotgun sequence genomic DNA contains:
- the LOC127854688 gene encoding uncharacterized protein LOC127854688, with protein sequence MASNMEGSIQRGCDFIFDFNCFTCQENDRNTEAEFYCEDCSKFYCSKCVEYHNYLYKKHAVLSKEKINKWPETNVAEQEKCQEHRKEQLTIFCEDHSQLMCHVCHVHNHQKCSHVVLISDKVKDLHQKGDFTQLSTTIYTQHQQLKHKKNDFEKNMESLEKLYKKILEEINALRKTINDSLDKLEKYTKKELDTLLATMRASIQTDIKNCTESIKNITCLHEDLLKIKDKSEALSFIKYRKCLDQSLKVESVLKEMTTKTEMTITFKPDKAIQQTLSTLSGLGEVLRTVEKSQPTKRTTQNTDSRQNKPKETSQSDTGNQTSGFKVNKSHPLSSTSRSYSPGNRTSDLTKSGQVIDPLSSSTHQLVQGYQPGSVSQSYQIIKVKSSKKYSVTIKSDIDVCCISSICETASGELIITDIVQCRVKLLDQTYKVVAHYVFSSAPWSMCSIDSNLVAVTVGHHQVHFIRVTNGQLINDRILELKHECLGIAHHHGNLYITDGTALYLYTLDGKLVREMYKDTSGYYNAVTSCAVSPDRDRIYVINWIRKQLVTLSSDGTVISTPTDLPLNSLCSLPGLHVTDSGQVLVCGYCTDTIYQLDRDGTQILAMVVTKNDGVTCPLSVFYSRLTGSIIVGMWDNNDIMVLKAQ encoded by the exons ATGGCTTCTAATATGGAGGGTTCAATCCAGAGAGGATGTGACTTTATTTTTGACTTTAATTGTTTCACCTGTCAGGAAAATGATAGAAACACAGAGGCTGAATTTTACTGTGAGGACTGTTCTAAATTTTACTGTAGCAAATGTGTGGAGTATCATAATTATCTTTACAAGAAGCATGCAGTTTTGAGCAAAGAAAAAATCAACAAATGGCCTGAGACTAATGTGGCTGAACAAGAGAAATGTCAGGAACACAGGAAAGAACAACTAACCATATTCTGtgaggaccacagtcagctgatGTGTCATGTCTGCCATGTCCACAATCATCA GAAATGCAGTCATGTGGTACTAATATCTGACAAAGTGAAAGATCTTCATCAAAAAGGAGACTTCACACAGTTGTCGACAACTATTTATACACAACACCAGCAGTTAAAACATAAGAAAAATGACTTTGAGAAAAACATGGAGTCTCTTGAGAAATTATACAAGAAAATTCTGGAAGAAATCAATGCTTTAAGAAAGACAATTAATGATTCTTTGGATAAACTGGAGAAATATACCAAGAAGGAGTTGGACACATTACTGGCAACCATGAGGGCATCAATTCAAACTGACATAAAGAACTGCACTGAATCCATTAAAAATATTACATGCCTGCATGAAGATTTGCtgaaaataaaagacaaaagTGAAGCACTAAGTTTTATCAAGTACAGAAAATGTCTTGACCAGTCTCTGAAGGTAGAATCAGTTTTAAAAGAAATGACAACAAAGACTGAAATGACAATTACCTTTAAACCTGATAAAGCCATCCAACAAACCTTGTCCACACTCTCAGGATTGGGAGAAGTACTGAGAACAGTGGAAAAATCACAACCTACGAAAAGGACAACACAAAACACGGACAGCAGACAGAATAAACCCAAAGAAACCAGCCAGTCTGACACTGGAAACCAAACTTCAGGATTCAAGGTAAACAAATCCCATCCATTATCTAGTACATCTAGAAGTTATAGCCCTGGAAACAGAACAAGTGATCTGACTAAGTCAGGACAGGTGATTGATCCATTATCAAGTTCAACACATCAGCTGGTCCAGGGATATCAACCAGGTTCAGTAAGCCAGTCTTATCAAATCATAAAAGTGAAGAGTAGTAAGAAGTACAGTGTGACGATAAAGAGTGATATAGACGTATGCTGTATTTCAAGTATCTGTGAGACAGCTTCTGGAGAACTCATCATTACAGACATTGTGCAATGTAGAGTGAAGCTCCTGGATCAGACCTACAAGGTGGTGGCCCACTATGTCTTTTCTAGTGCACCATGGTCCATGTGCAGCATTGACTCCAATCTGGTAGCTGTTACTGTGGGGCACCACCAGGTCCATTTTATCAGAGTGACCAATGGTCAGTTGATAAATGACAGGATACTGGAGCTCAAACATGAATGCTTGGGTATTGCCCATCACCATGGTAACCTGTACATTACAGATGGTACAGCTCTGTATCTCTATACTCTGGATGGAAAACTGGTGAGGGAGATGTATAAGGATACATCAGGTTACTACAATGCAG TTACCTCCTGTGCAGTGAGTCCAGATAGAGACAGGATATATGTGATCAACTGGATCAGAAAGCAGCTGGTCACACTGTCTAGTGATGGCACAGTGATCTCCACCCCGACTGACCTGCCACTGAACTCTTTATGTTCTTTACCTGGCCTTCATGTGACAGATTCAGGACAAGTTCTTGTGTGTGGATACTGTACAGACACAATCTACCAGCTTGACAGGGATGGGACACAGATACTGGCAATGGTGGTCACAAAGAATGATGGTGTGACTTGCCCTTTATCTGTCTTCTACAGTAGGCTCACAGGCTCAATCATTGTGGGAATGTGGGACAATAATGACATTATGGTGTTGAAGGCACAGTGA